Proteins encoded within one genomic window of Felis catus isolate Fca126 chromosome C1, F.catus_Fca126_mat1.0, whole genome shotgun sequence:
- the CHPF gene encoding chondroitin sulfate synthase 2 — MRASLLLSVLRPAGPVAVGISLGFTLSLLSVTWVEEPCGPGPPQPGESELPPRGNTNAARRPNSVQPGAERERPGVGAGAGENWEPRVLPYHPAQPGQAAKKAVRTRYISTELGIRQRLLVAVLTSQATLPTLGVAVNRTLGHRLERVVFLTGSRGRRAPPGMAVVTLGEERPIGHLHLALRHLLEQHGDDFDWFFIVPDATYTEAHGLARLAGRLSLAAAAHLYLGRPQDFIGGEPAPGRYCHGGFGVLLSRTLLQQLRPHLEGCRNDIVSARPDEWLGRCILDATGVGCTGDHEGVHYSYLELSPGEHVQEGDPRFRSALTAHPVHDPVHMYQLHKAFARAELERTYQEIQELQWEIQNTSHLAADGERAAAWPVGIPAPSRPASRFEVLRWDYFTEQHAFSCADGSPRCPLRGADRADVADVLGAALEELNRRYHPALRLQKQQLVNGYRRFDPARGMEYTLDLQLEALTPQGGRRPLTRRVQLLRPLSRVEILPVPYVTEASRLTVLLPLAAAERDLAPGFLEAFATAALEPGDAAAALTLLLLYEPRQAQRAAHADVFAPVKAHVAELERRFPGARVPWLSVQTAAPSPLRLMDLLSKKHPLDTLFLLAGPDTVLTPDFLNRCRMHAISGWQAFFPMHFQAFHPAVAPPQGPGPPELGRDTGRFDRQAASEACFYNSDYVAARGRLAAASEQEEELLESMDVYELFLRFSGLHVLRAVEPALLQRYRAQTCSARLSEDLYHRCRQGELEGLGSRTQLAMLLFEQEQGNST; from the exons ATGCGGGCATCGCTGCTGCTGTCGGTGCTGCGGCCCGCAGGGCCTGTGGCCGTGGGCATCTCCCTGGGCTTCACTCTGAGCTTGCTCAGCGTCACCTGGGTGGAGGAACCGTGTGGCCCAGGGCCGCCCCAGCCAGGAGAGTCTGAGCTGCCGCCGCGCGGCAACACGAACGCGGCGCGCCGGCCCAACTCGGTGCAGCCGGGAGCGGAGCGCGAGAGGCCTGGGGTCGGCGCAGGCGCCGGGGAGAATTGGGAGCCGCGTGTCTTGCCCTACCACCCTGCACAGCCTGGCCAGGCCGCCAAAAAGGCCGTCAG AACCCGATACATCAGCACGGAGCTGGGCATCAGGCAGAGGCTGCTTGTGGCGGTGCTGACCTCACAAGCCACGTTGCCCACACTGGGTGTGGCCGTGAACCGCACGCTGGGGCACCGGCTAGAGCGTGTGGTGTTCCTGACGGGCTCTCGCGGCCGCAGGGCACCACCAGGCATGGCAGTGGTGACACTGGGTGAGGAGCGGCCCATAGGGCACCTGCACCTGGCACTGCGCCACCTACTGGAGCAACACGGTGACGACTTTGACTGGTTCTTCATAGTGCCCGATGCCACCTACACCGAGGCACATGGACTGGCTCGCCTAGCCGGCCGTCTGAGCCTGGCGGCCGCTGCCCACCTGTACCTGGGCCGGCCACAGGACTTCATCGGTGGAGAGCCCGCCCCAGGCCGCTACTGCCATGGCGGCTTTGGGGTGCTGCTGTCCCGCACACTGCTGCAGCAGCTGCGCCCCCACCTGGAAGGCTGCCGCAACGACATCGTCAGTGCGCGACCGGATGAGTGGCTGGGACGCTGCATCCTCGATGCCACAGGGGTGGGCTGCACTGGCGACCACGAG ggGGTACACTATAGCTACCTGGAGCTGAGCCCTGGGGAGCATGTGCAGGAAGGAGACCCCCGTTTCCGCAGTGCCCTGACAGCCCACCCTGTGCATGACCCCGTACACATGTACCAGCTGCACAAAGCTTTTGCCCGAGCTGAGCTGGAACGAACATACCAGGAGATCCAGGAGTTGCAG TGGGAGATCCAGAACACCAGCCATCTGGCAGCCGATGGGGAGCGCGCAGCCGCCTGGCCTGTGGGCATTCCGGCACCATCCCGCCCGGCCTCCCGTTTTGAGGTGTTACGCTGGGACTATTTCACGGAGCAGCATGCTTTCTCCTGCGCTGATGGTTCGCCCCGCTGCCCTCTGCGAGGGGCTGACCGGGCCGATGTGGCTGACGTTCTGGGGGCGGCCCTGGAAGAGCTCAACCGTCGCTATCATCCAGCCCTGCGGCTCCAGAAGCAGCAGCTAGTTAATGGCTACCGACGCTTTGATCCTGCCCGGGGTATGGAGTACACACTGGACTTGCAGCTGGAGGCGCTCACCCCCCAGGGTGGCCGCCGGCCCCTCACCCGCCGGGTGCAGCTGCTGCGGCCACTGAGCCGTGTGGAGATCTTGCCTGTGCCCTACGTCACCGAAGCCTCGCGTCTCACCGTGTTACTGCCTCTGGCTGCGGCCGAGCGGGACCTGGCCCCTGGCTTCCTGGAAGCCTTCGCCACTGCGGCGCTGGAACCTGGCGATGCCGCGGCAGCCTTGACCCTGCTGCTCCTGTACGAGCCACGACAGGCCCAACGGGCGGCCCACGCGGATGTCTTTGCGCCCGTCAAGGCCCACGTGGCGGAACTGGAGCGGCGTTTCCCCGGGGCCCGGGTGCCCTGGCTCAGCGTGCAGACGGCCGCACCCTCCCCGCTGCGCCTCATGGATCTGCTCTCCAAGAAGCACCCGCTGGACACACTGTTCCTGCTGGCCGGGCCAGACACGGTGCTCACGCCTGACTTCCTGAACCGCTGCCGCATGCACGCCATCTCTGGCTGGCAGGCCTTCTTTCCCATGCACTTCCAGGCCTTCCACCCCGCCGTGGCCCCgccccagggccctgggcccCCGGAGCTGGGCCGAGACACGGGCCGCTTCGATCGCCAGGCAGCCAGCGAGGCCTGCTTCTACAACTCCGACTACGTGGCGGCCCGAGGGCGGCTGGCGGCGGCctcagagcaggaggaggagctgCTGGAGAGCATGGACGTGTACGAGCTGTTCCTGCGCTTCTCCGGCCTCCACGTTCTGCGGGCCGTGGAGCCGGCGCTGCTGCAGCGCTACCGGGCCCAGACGTGCAGTGCCCGGCTCAGTGAGGACCTGTACCACCGCTGCCGCCAGGGCGAGCTGGAGGGCCTGGGCTCCCGCACCCAGCTAGCCATGCTGCTCTTCGAGCAGGAGCAGGGCAACAGCACCTGA
- the OBSL1 gene encoding obscurin-like protein 1 isoform X2 has product MKAGSGDQGSPPCFLRFPRPVRVVSGAEAELKCVVLGEPPPIVVWEKGGQQLAASERLSFPVDGAEHGLLLSGALPTDAGVYVCRARNAAGEAYAAAAVTVLEPLAPEPEPQPAERPLPPPGAGEGAPVFLAGPRSQWVLRGEQVVLTCQVGGLPAPALYWEKDGMALDEVWDSGHFVLEPGRAEGGPGVSLALRILAARLPDSGVYVCHARNAHGHAQAGALLQVHQPPESPPEDPDEAPKPVVEPLKCAPKTFWVNEGKHAKFRCYVMGKPEPEIEWHWEGRPLLSDRRRLMYRDRDGGFVLKVLYCQAKDRGLYVCAARNSAGQTLSAVQLHVKEPRLRFTRPLQDVEGREHGIAVLECKVPNSRIPTAWFREDQRLLPCRKYEQIEEGAVRRLIIHRLKADDDGVYLCEMRGRVRTVANVTVKGPILKRLPRKLDVLEGENAVLLVETQEAGVQGRWSRDGEDLPTICQSSCGHMHALVLPGVTREDAGEVTFSLGNSRTTTLLRVKCVKHSPPGPPVLAEMFKGHKNTVLLTWKPPEPAPETPFIYRLERQEVGSEDWIQCFSIEKAGAVEVPGDCVPSEGDYRFRVCTVSEHGRSPHVVFHGSAHLVPTARLVAGLEDVQVYDGEDAVFSLDLSTIIQGTWFLNGEELESNEPEGQVEPGALRYRIEQKGPQHRLLLQAVRHQHSGALIGFSCPGVQDSAALTIQESPVHILSPQDKESLTFTTSERVVLTCELSRVDFPARWYKDGQEVEEGESLVVKIDGRKHRLILPAAEVRDSGEFECRTEGVSAFFSVTVRDPPVHILDPQEHVFVHAITSECVMLACEVDREDAPVRWYKDGQEVEESDFVVLEKEGPHHRLVLPAAQPPDGGEFQCVAGDERAYFTVTITDVSSWIVYPSGKVYVAAVRLERVVLTCELCRPWAEVRWTKDGEEVVESPALLLQKEDTVRRLVLPAVQLEDSGEYLCEIDDESASFTVTVTEPPVRIIYPRDEVTLIAVSLECVVLMCELSREDAPVRWYKDGLEVEESEALVLESDGPRRRLVLPAAQPEQGGEFVCDAGDDSAFFTVTITAPPERIVHPAARSLDLQFRAPGRVELRCEVAPAGSQVRWYKDGLEVEASDTLQLGAEGPARTLTLPHAQPEDAGEYVCETRDEAVTFNVSLAEPPVQFLAPEAAPAPLCVAPGEPVMLSCELSRASALVFWTHNGKPVQEGEGLELHAEGPRRILCIRAADVAHAGLYTCQSGTAPGAPSLSFTVQVAEPPVRVVAPEAAQTRVRSTPGGDLELVVRLSGPGGPVRWYKDGERLSSQGRVQLEQAGARQVLRVRGARSWDAGEYLCDTPQDSRIFLVRVEEPPLAKLVSELTPLTVHEGDDATFRCEVSPPDADVTWLRNGAVVTPGPQLEMAQNGSSRTLTVRRCQLEDAGTVTARAGGTATSARLHVRETELLFLRRLQDVRAEEGQDVCLEVETGRVGAAGAVRWVRGGEPLPHDSRVSTAQDGHVYRLFIHGVVLADQGTYGCESHHDRTLARLSVRPRQLRVLRPLEDVTVTEGGSATFQLELSQEGVTGEWARGGVRLQPGPKCHMHAESHSHRLVLSGLGLADSGCITFTADSLRCAARLTVREAPVTIVRGPQDLEVTEGDTATLECELSQALADVTWEKDGRPLTPSPRLRLQALGTRRLLQLRRCGPLDAGTYSCAVGTARAGPVRLAVRERTVSVLSELRAVRAREGDGATFECTVSEVETTGSWELGGRPLRPGGRVRIRQEGRKHVLVLSELRPEDAGEVRFQAGPAQSVAQLEVEALPLQMCRRPPREKTVLVGRRAVLEVTVSRSGGHVCWLREGVELCPGDKYELRSHGPTHSLVIHDVRPEDQGTYCCQAGQDSAHTRLLVEAGARDPTPGAGTSQ; this is encoded by the exons ATGAAGGCGGGCTCGGGGGATCAGGGGAGCCCCCCGTGCTTCCTGCGCTTCCCGCGGCCCGTGCGGGTGGTAAGTGGCGCCGAGGCCGAGCTCAAGTGCGTGGTCCTGGGGGAGCCGCCGCCCATTGTCGTGTGGGAGAAGGGCGGCCAGCAGCTGGCGGCCTCCGAGCGCCTCAGCTTCCCGGTGGACGGCGCCGAGCACGGCCTGCTGCTGAGCGGCGCGCTGCCCACCGACGCGGGGGTCTACGTGTGCCGCGCCCGCAACGCGGCCGGAGAGGCCTACGCGGCGGCCGCCGTCACCGTGCTGGAGCCGCTGGCCCCTGAGCCCGAGCCCCAGCCCGCCGAGCGCCCGCTGCCTCCTCCCGGGGCCGGGGAGGGCGCCCCGGTGTTCCTGGCGGGGCCCCGGTCCCAGTGGGTGCTGCGGGGGGAGCAGGTGGTGCTGACGTGCCAGGTGGGGGGCCTCCCCGCGCCCGCGCTCTACTGGGAGAAGGACGGGATGGCCCTGGACGAAGTGTGGGACAGCGGCCACTTCGTGCTCGAGCCCGGCCGTGCCGAGGGCGGCCCCGGCGTGAGCCTAGCGCTGCGCATCCTGGCGGCGCGGCTGCCGGACTCCGGCGTCTACGTGTGCCACGCCCGCAACGCGCACGGCCACGCGCAGGCCGGCGCGCTGCTGCAGGTGCATCAGCCCCCCGAGAGCCCGCCCGAGGACCCCGATGAGGCTCCCAAGCCCGTGGTGGAGCCGCTCAAGTGCGCGCCCAAGACCTTCTGGGTGAACGAAGGCAAGCACGCCAAGTTCCGCTGCTACGTGATGGGCAAGCCCGAGCCCGAGATCGAATGGCACTGGGAGGGCCGCCCGCTGCTCTCCGACCGCCGCCGCCTCATGTACCGCGACCGCGACGGCGGCTTCGTGCTCAAGGTGCTCTACTGCCAGGCCAAGGACCGCGGGCTCTACGTGTGCGCAGCGCGCAACTCGGCGGGCCAGACTCTCAGCGCGGTGCAGCTGCATGTCAAAG agCCCCGTCTGCGCTTCACCAGGCCCCTGCAGGATGTGGAGGGCCGGGAGCATGGCATTGCCGTGCTGGAGTGTAAAGTGCCCAACTCCCGCATTCCCACGGCCTGGTTCCGTGAGGACCAGCGGCTGCTGCCCTGCCGCAAGTACGAGCAGATCGAGGAGGGCGCCGTCCGGCGCCTCATCATCCACAGGCTGAAGGCAGACGACGACGGTGTCTACCTGTGCGAGATGCGGGGCCGGGTGCGCACGGTGGCCAATGTGACGGTCAAAG GGCCCATCCTGAAGCGGCTGCCCCGGAAGCTCGACGTCCTGGAGGGAGAGAATGCGGTGCTGCTGGTGGAGACACAGGAAGCTGGGGTCCAGGGGCGCTGGAGCCGCGATGGGGAGGACCTGCCGACCATCTGCCAGAGCAGCTGCGGCCACATGCATGCCCTGGTCCTTCCAGGGGTCACCCGAGAAGATGCCGGCGAGGTCACCTTTAGCCTGGGCAACTCCCGTACCACCACTCTGCTCAGAGTCAAAT GCGTCAAGCACAGCCCCCCGGGACCCCCGGTATTGGCAGAGATGTTCAAGGGCCATAAGAACACAGTCCTGCTGACCTGGAAGCCCCCCGAGCCGGCTCCTGAGACCCCCTTCATCTACCGGCTGGAGCGGCAGGAGGTGGGCTCGGAAGACTGGATCCAGTGCTTCAGCATCGAGAAAGCCGGAGCCGTGGAGGTCCCAGGGGACTGCGTGCCCTCCGAGGGCGACTACCGCTTCCGCGTCTGCACAGTCAGCGAGCACGGCCGCAGTCCCCACGTTGTGTTCCATGGGTCTGCTCACCTCG TGCCCACAGCCCGCCTGGTGGCAGGTCTGGAGGACGTACAGGTATACGACGGGGAAGATGCGGTCTTCTCCCTGGATCTTTCCACCATCATCCAGGGCACCTGGTTCCTTAACGGGGAAGAGCTCGAGAGTAATGAGCCAGAGGGCCAGGTGGAGCCTGGGGCCTTGCGATACCGGATAGAGCAGAAAGGCCCACAGCACAGACTCCTCCTGCAGGCTGTCAGGCACCAGCACAGCGGGGCACTCATTGGCTTCAGCTGCCCTGGTGTGCAGGACTCAGCCGCCCTCACCATCCAAG AGAGCCCGGTGCACATCCTGAGCCCCCAGGACAAGGAGTCGTTGACCTTCACGACCTCGGAGCGGGTGGTGCTGACCTGTGAGCTCTCCCGGGTGGACTTCCCAGCGCGCTGGTACAAGGACGGGCAGGAGGTAGAGGAGGGCGAGTCGCTGGTGGTGAAGATAGATGGGCGCAAACACCGCCTGATCCTGCCGGCCGCCGAGGTCCGAGACAGCGGCGAGTTTGAGTGCAGAACAGAAGGCGTCTCAGCCTTCTTCAGTGTCACCGTCCGAG ACCCCCCGGTGCATATCCTGGACCCCCAGGAGCACGTGTTTGTGCACGCCATAACCTCTGAGTGTGTCATGCTGGCCTGTGAGGTGGACCGAGAGGATGCACCCGTGCGCTGGTACAAGGATgggcaggaggtggaggagagtgACTTTGTGGTGCTGGAGAAGGAGGGGCCCCACCACCGGCTGGTGCTGCCTGCCGCCCAGCCCCCCGACGGGGGCGAGTTTCAGTGCGTCGCTGGAGATGAGCGTGCCTACTTCACCGTCACCATCACAG ATGTCTCCTCGTGGATCGTGTACCCCAGTGGCAAGGTGTATGTGGCGGCCGTGCGCTTGGAGCGTGTGGTGCTGACCTGTGAGCTGTGCCGGCCGTGGGCCGAGGTGCGCTGGACCAAGGACGGTGAAGAGGTGGTGGAGAGCCCCGCACTGCTCTTGCAGAAGGAGGACACCGTCCGCCGCCTCGTGTTGCCTGCCGTCCAGCTGGAGGACTCCGGCGAGTACTTGTGTGAAATCGATGACGAGTCGGCCTCCTTCACCGTCACTGTCACAG AGCCCCCAGTGCGCATCATATACCCCCGAGATGAGGTGACCTTGATCGCCGTGAGCTTGGAGTGTGTGGTGCTGATGTGTGAGCTGTCTCGGGAGGACGCCCCTGTGCGCTGGTACAAGGATGggctggaggtggaggagagCGAGGCCCTGGTGCTGGAGAGCGACGGGCCACGCCGCCGCCTGGTTCTGCCTGCGGCCCAGCCCGAGCAGGGGGGCGAGTTCGTGTGTGACGCCGGAGATGACTCAGCCTTCTTCACTGTCACCATCACAG CCCCACCAGAGAGGATCGTGCACCCGGCAGCTCGCTCCCTGGACCTGCAGTTCAGGGCTCCAGGGCGCGTGGAGCTGCGCTGCGAGGTGGCCCCTGCCGGGTCCCAGGTGCGCTGGTACAAAGATGGGCTGGAGGTGGAAGCATCGGACACACTGCAGCTGGGAGCCGAGGGGCCCGCTCGCACCCTGACCCTGCCCCACGCCCAGCCCGAGGACGCCGGGGAGTATGTGTGCGAGACTCGTGATGAAGCTGTCACCTTCAATGTCAGCCTGGCCG AGCCCCCAGTCCAGTTCCTTGCTCCAGAggcagcccctgccccactctgtgTGGCCCCTGGGGAGCCGGTGATGCTGAGCTGCGAACTGTCCCGGGCTAGTGCCCTGGTCTTCTGGACTCACAATGGGAAGCCGGTGCAGGAGGGCGAGGGCCTGGAGCTCCATGCTGAGGGCCCCCGCCGCATCCTCTGTATCCGGGCCGCAGACGTGGCCCACGCAGGCCTCTACACCTGCCAGTCCGGGACAGCCCCGGGGGCCCCCAGCCTCAGCTTCACTGTCCAAGTGGCTG AGCCCCCCGTGCGGGTGGTGGCCCCCGAGGCAGCCCAGACAAGGGTTCGCAGCACCCCAGGCGGGGACCTAGAGCTGGTGGTGCGCCTCTCCGGGCCCGGGGGCCCTGTGCGCTGGTACAAGGACGGGGAGCGACTGTCGAGCCAGGGGCGGGTGCAGCTGGAGCAGGCCGGGGCAAGGCAGGTGCTGCGGGTGCGGGGGGCACGGAGCTGGGACGCTGGGGAGTACCTGTGCGACACGCCCCAGGACAGCCGCATCTTCCTCGTCCGCGTGGAAG AACCACCACTGGCAAAGCTGGTCTCAGAGCTGACGCCACTCACCGTCCACGAGGGTGACGACGCCACATTCCGGTGTGAAGTCTCGCCGCCAGATGCCGATGTCACCTGGCTCCGCAACGGGGCCGTTGTCACTCCGGGGCCCCAGTTAGAGATGGCCCAGAATGGTTCCAGCCGCACGCTGACGGTGCGACGCTGTCAGCTGGAGGATGCGGGGACCGTGACTGCCCGAGCAGGGGGCACAGCCACAAGTGCCCGGCTCCACGTTCGAG aaaCGGAGCTGCTGTTCCTGCGGCGGCTGCAGGATGTGCGGGCAGAGGAAGGCCAGGACGTGTGCCTCGAAGTAGAGACAGGTCGAGTGGGCGCAGCAGGTGCCGTGCGCTGGGTGCGAGGTGGGGAGCCCTTGCCCCATGACTCGCGCGTGTCCACGGCCCAGGACGGCCACGTCTACCGCCTCTTCATCCACGGCGTCGTCCTGGCTGACCAGGGCACCTACGGCTGTGAGAGCCACCACGATCGCACCCTGGCCAGGCTCAGCGTGAGGC CGAGGCAGCTAAGGGTGCTGCGGCCTCTGGAGGATGTGACCGTCACTGAGGGGGGCAGTGCCACCTTCCAGCTGGAGCTGTCCCAGGAGGGTGTGACCGGGGAGTGGGCCCGAGGTGGAGTCCGGCTGCAGCCGGGGCCCAAGTGCCACATGCATGCAGAGAGCCACAGTCACCGTCTGGTGCTCAGCGGCCTGGGCCTGGCTGACTCGGGCTGCATCACCTTCACGGCGGATTCCCTGCGCTGCGCGGCCAGACTCACTGTGAGAG aggccccagtgACCATTGTGAGGGGGCCGCAGGACCTAGAGGTGACCGAGGGAGACACAGCTACATTGGAGTGCGAGCTTTCCCAGGCCTTGGCTGATGTCACCTGGGAGAAG GACGGGCGCCCGCTCACCCCCAGCCCTCGGCTCAGGCTCCAGGCCCTCGGCACGCGACGCCTTCTCCAGCTGCGGCGCTGCGGCCCCTTGGACGCCGGGACCTACAGCTGTGCAGTGGGGACGGCTCGCGCCGGGCCCGTCCGCCTGGCAGTGCGCG AGCGCACGGTGTCAGTGCTCTCCGAGCTCCGGGCGGTGCGCGCCCGCGAAGGCGACGGCGCCACGTTCGAGTGCACCGTGTCGGAGGTGGAGACCACCGGGAGCTGGGAGCTCGGAGGCCGGCCGCTGAGACCCGGAGGCCGCGTCCGCATCCGACAGGAAG GGAGGAAACATGTTCTGGTGCTGAGCGAGCTGCGCCCGGAGGACGCCGGTGAGGTCCGCTTCCAGGCGGGACCCGCCCAGTCCGTGGCTCAGCTGGAGGTGGAGG CACTGCCTCTCCAGATGTGCCGCCGCCCCCCTCGAGAGAAGACGGTTCTGGTCGGCCGCAGGGCGGTGCTGGAGGTGACTGTGTCCCGCTCGGGGGGCCACGTGTGCTGGTTGCGGGAGGGGGTCGAGCTGTGCCCGGGAGACAAGTATGAGCTGCGCAGCCACGGCCCCACCCACAGCCTGGTCATCCATGACGTGAGACCTGAGGACCAGGGCACCTACTGCTGCCAGGCCGGCCAGGACAGCGCCCACACACGGTTGCTGGTAGAGG CTGGAGCCCGAGACCCCACCCCGGGGGCGGGGACCTCGCAGTGA
- the TMEM198 gene encoding transmembrane protein 198 produces the protein MPGTVATLRFQLLPPEPDDAFWGAPCEQPLERRYQALPALVCIMCCLFGVVYCFFGYRCFKAVLFLTGLLFGSVVIFLLCYRERVLETQLSAGASAGIALGIGLLCGLVAMLVRSVGLFLVGLLLGLLLAAAALLGSAPYYQPGSVWGPLGLLLGGGLLCALLTLRWPRPLTTLATAVTGAALIATAADYFAELLLLGRYAVERLRAAPVPPLCWRSWALLALWPLLSLMGVLVQWRVTAEGDSHTEVVISRQRRRVQLMRIRQQEERKEKRRKKRPPRAPPRGPRAPPRPGPPDPAYRRRPVPIKRFNGDVLSPSYIQSFRDRQTGSSLSSFMASPTDADYEYGSRGPLTACSGPPVRV, from the exons atgccaggcactgtggcgACACTGCGGTTCCAGCTGCTGCCCCCCGAGCCAGATGATGCCTTCTGGGGTGCACCCTGTGAGCAGCCCCTGGAGCGCAGGTACCAGGCACTGCCGGCCCTCGTCTGCATCATGTGCTGTCTGTTCGGAGTCGTCTACTGCTTCTTCG GTTACCGCTGCTTCAAGGCAGTACTCTTCCTCACTGGGTTGCTGTTTGGCTCGGTGGTCATCTTCCTGCTGTGCTACCGAGAGCGGGTGCTGGAGACACAGCTGAGTGCCGGGGCAAGTGCGGGCATCGCACTGGGCATCGGGCTGCTCTGCGGGCTGGTGGCCATGCTGGTGCGCAGTGTGGGCCTCTTCCTGGTGGGGCTGCTGTTGGGTCTGCTGCTCGCTGCTGCCGCCCTGCTGGGCTCCGCTCCCTACTACCAGCCAGGCTCTGTGTGGGGCCCACTGGGGCTGCTGCTGGGGGGCGGCCTACTCTGCGCCCTGCTCACACTGCGTTGGCCGCGACCACTCACCACCCTGGCCACCGCCGTGACAGGTGCTGCGCTCATCGCCACCGCCGCTGACTACTTTGctgagctgctgctgctggggcgCTACGCGGTGGAGCGACTGCGTGCCGCCCCAGTACCCCCCCTCTGCTGGCGGAGCTGGGCCCTGCTGGCACTTTGGCCCCTGCTCAGCCTGATGGGCGTTCTGGTGCAGTGGCGGGTGACGGCCGAGGGGGACTCCCACACGGAAG TGGTCATCAGCCGGCAGCGGCGACGCGTGCAGCTGATGCGGATTCGGCAGCAGGAAGAGCGCAAGGAGAAGCGGAGGAAGAAGAGACCCCCTCGAGCGCCCCCCAGAGGCCCCCGGGCTCCTCCAAGACCCGGGCCTCCTGACCCCGCCTATCGGCGCAGGCCCGTGCCCATCAAACGCTTCAATGGAGATGTCCTCTCCCCG AGCTACATCCAGAGCTTCCGGGACCGGCAGACGGGGAGCTCGCTGAGCTCCTTCATGGCCTCGCCCACAGACGCGGACTATGAGTATGGGTCTCGGGGGCCACTGACGGCCTGCTCAGGGCCCCCCGTGCGGGTATAG